The window GCCTTCTTCCGGATTATCCAAGTACATGCTCGGTCTCACGCGGGGCGCTATGCGTTGGCAGCCGTGCGCCATGCGGCGCCGGGGGCGGCGGGATGCCGCGGCCTGCCTCGGGGAGCTGGGTCCCTGTCCTGCTGGTCCGGGACAATACCCGGCGAAACCTCTCCTGGAAAGTCGGAAAACACGAATTCAGCCAGGAAATCCGCAGGGCTGTACGACCACTGGGCGCGGGCCGGAGAGGCTTACGGCTGGGGAAGGGTCGAGGCGGTGACGGCCCTGTCGCGCCCCTGGGCCTTGGCCTCGTAGAGGGCGTCGTCGGCGGTGGAGATGGCCTTGTCCAGGTCCGAGCCGGGGTGGACCGAGGCGATGCCGAAGCTCATGGTCACCGTGATGCTGCTCCCGTTCCAGCGGGTGGGCGTGTCGCGCACCAGCTCGCCCAGCTTCTTGGCCACGTTGCTGGCGGCCTCGACGCCTGTTTCGGGCAGCAGGATCATGAACTCCTCGCCGCCCCAGCGGGCGCACAGGTCCTCGGCGCGCAGGTGGGTCTGCATCAGGGTGGCCACGTTGCGCAGCACGGCGTCGCCGCACTGGTGGCCGTACGTGTCGTTGACCTGCTTGAAGTGGTCCACGTCGCCCAGGATGAGCGTGAGCTCGCTGCTGTGGCGCTGCATCCGGTTGTGCTCGGCTTCCAAGCGGTGGGTCATCTCCCAGCGGTTTGCCAGGCCGGTGAGCAGGTCTGTGCGGGCCAGCAACTCCAGGCGCATGTTCAGGTCGCGCAGCTGTGACTGGTAGGAGTCGGAGATGGTCACGGTCTTGGCGAAGCGGCGCGCCAGCTTGGAATAGCGGAGCACCAGGCGTTCGAGGTCCTCCTCGAATTCCGGGGCCTTGGCCTCGACCCTGGCGGCCAGTTCCTTGGCCTCGCGCACGTACTGGTCGTCGGTGACGATGGAGGGGCGGTTGCGCTTTTTGGGTTCCTGCGGGGCCTTGGCCGGCTGCTGCTGGGTCGCCTCAGTGGCGCCCATGCGGGCGTAGGTGGCCTTGAGGCAGTCCGGGCAGATGCCCTGGGAGAACATGATGTCCGCGTTGCGGCTGAGAAAGGTCTCCAGCTTCTGCCAGTACTCCTCGGACTGTGGGCGCACCCTGCGGCAGTAGACGCACAGGGGCAGGGCCACCTCGCGCAGCTGGTTGATCTTGGTCATGGCGCGCTCAAGCTTGACGGCCAGCTCCTTGACCTGCTGCTGGTAGCCGTCGCTGATGAGCAGCGTCTTGTAGAGCCTGCGGGAGAGCGTGCGGTAGCCGTCGGCCAGGATGGCGTATTCGGAAAGCAGCGCGTCCGGCCCCGGCGGGTCCAGCAGGAATTCCCCGCAGCGGTCGAGCAGGGGGTCGTCCTGCGGGGGGGTGGCTCTCTTGGGGCTCATGGGGCCTACTCCTGGGGCACGAGGTTGAACTCGAAGGTGACCTCTTCCTGGAATTCCTCAGCGAGGTCCAGGGCCCGGGGGTTCTCGCCGTCGTAGCGCCAGAGCACGCTGGCCGCGAAGCCCTTGGCCGAGGCTTCCTCCAGGATGTCGAGCAGGTCGAGCATGCACTTGGTGCTGCTTGAGTTCATGTAGCTGACGTGGATGTCCAGGCGCAGCGAGTCCTGGGCGGCCACGGCTTCGCGCAGCCAGCGCATCACGGGGTCGTAGAACTCGAAGGAGTTCTCGGGGTAGGATTCCCCCGAGATGCGTAGCGTGTGCGTCTGCGCGTCGTAGGCGATCTCCGGGGAGGTGGAGGTCATGGCGATGTCGAGCGGTTGCATGGAGGCTCCTTGACCGGCGCCGCGGCTAGACCGTGGCGGCGAGGCTGAAAAATGCGTAGTTCCCGTCCAGGTCGCGCACGCTGTAGCTGAGCTTTTCCGGGCTCCTGCGGGCGATGTCCAGCAAACCCAGGCCGGCCCCCATGGCGCCGGGCTGGCGGTCCCTGCGCATCTGCTCCTTGTAGCGGGCCTTGAGTCCGGCCGGGTCCAGGGCGTTGATGGAGTCGATGTTGGCCAGCAGGGGCGCTATGTCCTCGCGCAGGACCACGTTGCCGGAGGAGACCTGGTAGCGGCCGTCCAGCTTGGCGATGGTGATGATGGAGGAGCCCGGGTCCCCCGTGGGCAGCGTGCGCGTGGCGCAGTAGTTCTTCACGTTCTGGGCCAGCTCGATGTAGGCGGCGAACACGTCCATGACCGCCGCCTTGGCGATGTTCTCCGCGCTCAGGTGATTGCGCACGGCCTGGCCGATCTCGTCGATGATGCTGTGGGAGAACGGGCCGGTGAAGCAGATCATGACGCCGGATTTCGAAAGCTCTTCCCTGATGGCGAACAGGTCCATGTATCCTCCGGTTGAAACCGCGCGGGGGGGGGCGGTCCGTTCGTTGCCCGGGCCTAGATGGAGAACCCGAGCATGGCGATGTCGTCGCGCTGCTTCCTGGTTCCCCGGTATCTGGCAAGGGTGTGCTCGAAGGCTTCGGCTTGGCCTTTGAGGGGCGTGTTCGCCTGGGCCAGGATCATCTCCCGGAAGCGCTCCAGGCCGAAGCAGTAACCCTTGTCCCCGCCGCCTTCGTCCAGGAATCCGTCGGTGACGGCGTAGAAAACATCTCCGGCGCAGTCCGCGAACTCGTGGGTGGCGTAGGCGAAATCCTTGAATTCGCCCCGGTAGCCCAGGCGCCGCCTGTCCCCCTTGGTTTCGGTCAGCTCGCCCCCGCGCAGCCTGTAGAGCGAGAGCCCGGCCCCCGCGAAGCGCACGCGCCCGCCGCCCGCGTCCCCCCCGTCACGGTGGACGACGAACAGGGCCATGTCCAGCCCGCAGTCCAGGGAGCCTTCGCCGGTCTCGTGCAGGCCCAGGGTCTCGCGCAGCACGCGGTCGAACCTGCTCAGTATCCGGGCGGGGTCGCGGCTGTCCAGGGTGTCGAGCACGTGGTTGAGCACGGAGTGGGCCGTCATGGTCATGAACGCGCCGGGCACGCCGTGGCCGGTGCAGTCCATGAGGGCGGCCACGGTGCAGTCCTCGAACGGGCGCAGGTAGATCAGGTCGCCGCCCACGATGTCGCGCGGAAGGTAAAGGCTCATGTGGCTGGCGAAGGCGCGGTCCATCTGGGCGGGCCGGGGAAGGATGGACTGCTGGATGGTGCGGGCGTAGCGCAGGCTCTCCATGATGCGCCGCCGAGACTCCCGCAGGTGGTCGTTGGCCTCGGAGAGCTCGGCCGTGCGGCCCTGGACCATGTGCTCCAGGTTCTGCGTGTAGTCCAGGACCTTGGCGGTCATGGAGTTGAAGCTCCGCGTCAGCTGGCCGATCTCGTCGTTGCGGTCCACGGGCAGGGTGATGTCGTAGCGGCCGAGCGCCACTTCCTGCGAGGCCCCGGTGAGCCGCGCCAGCGGGGTGATGACGATCCGGCCCAGCAGCCAGCCCACCGTGACGATCACCGCCAGCAGCGAGAGCACCAGCAGGGCCAGAACGGGCAGGAACACCCGCGAGCTGACCACGCCCGACACGTCCACCAGGGCCACGGTGTACCAGCCGATGCCGGGCAGGGCCGTGATCGCGGCGAGGGTTTCGCCTCCCTCCAGCTGGACTCGGAAGGACTCCACGCCCTGCGGCGACGCGTCCAGGGCCAGCAGGGCCTGGCTCATGCGTTGCTTGTCCTCAGAGTTGCGGAGCATGGAATACAGGGTGGTCTTTTTGGACTCGTCGCGCTCCATGGCGTTGCGCTTCACGACTTGCGGGTCGCCCCAGGCCTGGAGCACTCCGGCCCGGTCCACGATGGCCACGGAGACCGCTTCGTCCCGTGTGCCCACGGCCTCGCGCAGGAAGTCGCCCAGGTCGATGCCGCCGCCCCCCACGCCGATCTTCTCGCCGCCCGCGCCGCGCACCACCACGTTGAACCAGACCTTGGTGACGTTGAAGGATGGGTTGTGGTCCAGGTTCAGGGCGAAGGAGTCCACCTTGGAGAGGGTCTCGAAGAACCAGGCGTCGGCGGGGTGGTCGCGCCGCAGGATGCGGCTCTGCACCTCGCCCTTCTGGTCGCGTTCCGCGATGTAGTAGCGCGAGGAGGATTTGAGCGCCAGGAACACGCTCCTGTCGCGGAACTGGCTGCGGTAGTTCTCGAGCTGCTCCAGGGCGGCCTGGCGCAGGGCCGGGTCTGTCTCGTCGGCCGCCCAGCGGCGCACCAGGGGGTCCCCGGCCAGGGTGCGGGCCAGGGCCTCCTCGCGGTCGATGATGGTCATGACCTTGTTGCGCTCCAGCATGGCCTGCTTCATGGCGATGCGCTGGGCGAACTCGCCGAGGATGCTGTGCGTGACGAAGGCGAAGCCCACAAGAGAACCGGCCGCGGCCAGCAGATAGACCAGGGCCACCGCAAGGTTGAACTTCGCCTTGAGCGAGAAACGGCGTTGTGTGTGGGTCATGTTGGCGGCGATGATGATGTGACCTGCTGCAGATGGTCTGCGCTGCCGGAACTGATCAAAGTGCCTAGCACCAAGCGCCGCAAGAATCCAGCCGCAGTTGCCCGCCGGAGGCGGAGCGCGCCCCCGGCGGGATGACCGGTATCGCTTACGGGCAGGGGATCTGTTCGTAGACTGTGCGGCCGCCGTCGTGGATCTCCCGGTAGCACTCCCTGTCCACCTTGTAGACGGTCTTGCCCGAGGAGTTGGAAACGGCGATGGCGGTGGCGGGAAGCACCGTGAGCATGGCGCCCAGGGCAACGCCCGCGGCCACGGCTCCGCCGCTCGGCCCGTAATAGCCGCCGTAGTACCCGGGGCCGGGAACCGGCACGGGTACGGGCACCGGCGGCGGAACCACGCGCCCGCTGGGCACGGCTACCGCGGCCCCGCGAGGGCCAACAGCCGCAGCCCCGCCGTAAGGCCCCCTGGCCGCCGCCCCGCCGTAAGGGCCGCGAGCGGCGGCGCCGCCGTATGGTCCGCGGACTGCGGCGCCTCCGCGCGGGCCAACGGCCGCCGCGCCTCCGCGCGGGCCGACAGCCACCGCGCCTCCGCGCGGGCCGACGGCTGCGCCCCCTCTGGCCATGGCCTCCAAGGGGCGGCTCCAGTCGCCCAGGAGCAGCAACCCGACCGTCAACCATCCGCACAGGCTCAGCATGCAGGCCCGGACCGCGCTTCGAGGAAGTGTTTGTCTCATGTGGTGCCTCCTAGTTGGCGGTCTTCGCCGCAGCCTTGCGCTTGGCCTTGCCGGCGGGTTTGGCCTCCAGCGGGGTGAACAGGGAGTCGTCTCGCGTGGTGCCCTCCGGGGCAGTGAAGGCGAAGGTCTTGGCCGCTATGGGCCCTTCCTTCCAGGCGCTGAAAACGGCCTGGAACTGCGGGTCCCTGGGCAGGCTTGTGTAGGTGATGAGCATCTTGGCGGGCAGGGCGGGGCCTTTTTCCGGCACCCAGAGCTGCCAGTCCGCTCCGGGTCCCTGGAAGAAGAGGTGGTCGCAGACGGTGTGGCCCACCACGGCCTTGCCCACGTACACGGCGGCCGTCATCTTCAGGCGGGCGCAGGGCTGGCTGACGATCAGGTCCCCAAGGGGGGACTCCAGGCCGTACATGTCGGCCAGGCGGTCGAGCACCGCGTCGATGGTCATTTCCGCGGGGATCTGGCTCCAGATCTTTTTGTCGGGCTGCAGCACTGTGAAGGTCTTGCCGTCGAAGAAGGAGGCGGCCTTGAGGTCGTCGCCCGCGGTCACCACCCGGAAGGCGTCGGGGCGGCGCACGTTGAGGTGCATCACCCGGGAGAACTGCACCTTGGAGCCGTCCTCGTAGACCTTGTCCAGGGCCACGTTGGCCTGGAAGGAGAACTCCTTGAGCGCGGTCAGGGCCTTGCAGCTCTTCTCCAGGATGTCCAGGGCCTGCGGGTCCAGGCGGGACTGCGCCTCTCGGGGCTGGCTCTTGTCGGCAGCCGCGGCCATGCCGGGCAGCAGCGCCGCCAGGGCCAGGACGGCGATACCCATGCGTATGCGGACGGAAAAGGACATGCGGGCCTCCTTGATGGGGATTCGACGGGTACGACGGGGTACGATCCACGAATAGCCCATCGGCGGCGGCGGGGCCAGTCCGAAATGCGGGGGAACATTCGATCGTATCAGAGGCGGCGGGCGCGCTCCGGCTTCAGGGGGAGCGACCCGTCCAGGGCGGCGTCCAGCAGGTCCAGCCCGTGCTGCCTGTCGCGGGGCATGCGCAGCTTGAGCGGCACATGGTTGGAGGCGTGGTCCGCCAGGAAGAGGCCGCGCCGCATGTCGGTGTGCGCCAGCAGCTCGCGCAGCTCGCGGACCATGCCCGGCCCGTCCGGCAGGGCGAAGCGCCCGGCCCGCACGTCTTCCCAAAGGGGGGTGCCCGGCACGGGGATCACGCTCAACGAGGCGGCCTGGTCCGGCTCCATGAGGGTCAGGGCGCGGCCCGTGAGCTGCGCGTGGCGGCGCCAGCCCTCGACGCCGCCCAGGCCGGCCAGCACGGTGACGCAGAGCTTCAGCCCCGCTTCGCGCACCTTCCGGGCCTGGAGCAGCATCTCATCCAGGGTGGCCTTCTTGTTCATGCGCGCCAGCACTTCGTCGTCGCCCGACTCCAAGCCCATGTACACGGCGGCCAGCCCAAGCTCGCGCAACCTTTCCAGATCGCCCGGCGTCTTGAGCTTGAGGCCCCGGGCGTTGGCGTAGCTGGACACCCGCGCCACCCAGGGCAGGCGCTGGCGCACCCGCTCCAGGATGCGCTCCAGCCGGGCCTGGGGCATGGTCAGGGCGTCGCCGCTCAGCAGGAACAGGCGGCGCTGGCGGGTCATGTGCCTGGCGGCGAAGTCGATATCCTCGAAGACCTGGGCTTCGTCCTTGATGCGGAAGCGTTCGTCCGGGTAGGCCCCGCAGAAGGCGCACTTGTTGTGGGTGCAGCCCACGGTGGCCTGGAGCAGGATGCTGTCCGCCTCGCTGGGCGGTCGGATGACGTTGCCTTCGTAATGCATGGTTTCCCCCGAAGCACCGATTACATGCCGCCGCCCTGGCCCGCCAGGGGAAAAACCAGGGCGGGCTTGGGGCGAGACAGCGGAAATTTGTTTCGTGTTGCAAGCGGGTTGTCGATGGGATACCGGATTTACGTGTCCTCAATTTGTCGTAAACGCGTTTTCCAGGCCGAAATTTACGGTCATCACGTTTTTTGGGAGGGGGCTGAGGGAAGTACGCATCCACATTCGACTTGTGAAACCGGGGGGGGTCATGAAGCTGTCCACCAAGCTCGTCTTGTCGTTCTCGGCGATGTTGGCCCTTGTGGCCGTCACCAGCGTCTCGGGAATCGTCGCCATGCGCGCCATCAACGCCAACGTGCGCGAAATTTCGGTGAACTGGCTGCCCAGCGTGAAGGTGGTGGGGGCCATGCTGCGCGACGTGCAGGACGTGCGCCGATTCGAATACGTGGAGTTCGTCTCCGCCACGGACGCCGAGCGGCAGACGGCCCGGAAACGCATCGGGGACATCCTGAAGTCTTTCGAGACGAACAACGCCGCCTACGAGAAGCTGATCTCCTCCCCGGACGAGAAGAAAATCCACGATGATTTCAAGAAATTATGGGCAGATTACCTCGCGCTGAACAAGAAACAGCAGGATTTGGTCAAGCAGGGGCAGACCGAGGAGGCCCGGAAGGTTCTGGTGGAGGACGCCGCGAAAGTGTATCGTCCGGCCATCGATCAGATGCAGAAGTTGATCGACCTGAACGACAAGGGTGCCGAGAAAGAGGCCGCCGCGGGCCAAGCCAATTACGACCGTGGCCTCATGGTGGCCGTGGCGCTGCTGGCTGCGGCCGCGGGTGCCACGCTCCTGCTGGCCTTTGTGATCATCCGAAGTGTGACGCGCCAACTCGGGGAGGACCCCGGCTACCTCTACGAGGTGGCCTCCAAGATCGCGGCGGGAGACCTGGAGCTGCGCTTCAAGGAATCGAAGGTGCAGGGCGGCGTGTACGAAGTTCTGCGCGGCATGGTGGCCACCCTTAAGCAAAAGATCGGAGAAGCCGAAGAGAAGAGCGCCCAGGCCGCGCGCGAGGCCGAAGCAGCCCGCGTGGCCACGGCCGAAGCCCAGGAGGCCAAGGCCCAGGCCGAGCGGGCCAAGGTCGAGGGGATGCTCCAGGCGGCGGTCAAGCTGGAGGGCGTGGTGGAGATCGTTTCCAGCGCGTCCGAGGAGCTTTCGGCCCAGGTGGAGCAGTCCAGCCACGGCGCGCAGGATCAGGCCCAGCGAATCGGAGAGACCGCCACGGCCATGGAGGAGATGAACGCCACCGTGATGGAGGTGGCCCGCAACGCCTCCAGGGCCGCCGAAACCACCGAAAAGGCCAAGGACCGCGCCGAGTCCGGCTCCAAGGTGGTCAGCCGGGTGGTGGACGGCATCGGCCAGGTGCAGACCCAGGCCCTGGGCATGAAGGAAGACATGTCCCTGCTGGGCAAGCAGGCGGAAGGCATCGGCCAGGTCATGAACGTGATCTCCGACATCGCCGACCAGACCAACCTGCTGGCCCTGAACGCGGCCATCGAGGCCGCCCGCGCGGGCGATGCCGGGCGCGGGTTCGCGGTGGTCGCCGACGAGGTGCGCAAGCTGGCCGAAAAGACCATGACCGCCACCAAGGAAGTGGGCGAGGCCATCCACGGCATCCAGCAGGGTACGCAGAAGAACATCGGCAACGTGGAAACGGCCGTGAAAACCATCAACGAGGCCACCTCCCTGGCCGGCGAGTCCGGCGAGGCCCTGGCCGAGATCGTGAAGCTTGTGGAGGCCGCGACGGACCAGGTCCGCTCCATCGCCACGGCATCCGAGCAGCAGTCCGCCGCCAGCGAGGAGATCAACCGCTCCATCGAGGATGTGAGCCGCATCTCCTCCGAAACTTCGGACGCCATGCGGCAGTCCGCCATGGCTGTGTCGGAGCTGGCCAACCAGGCCGGAGTGCTGCGCGGCCTCATCGAGGACATGAAATCTGAAAGCGGCGGCGCGGGCGGGGCCCTGCCGGCCGGAAAGCCGAAGGCATTGGCCGGACGTACTTACTAGAAGGGGGAATCGATGGCTGAAGAACACCAAAGGAACGACGGGACGCTCCTGCAGCTGGTCACCTTCAACATTTCCCAGGAAGAATTCGGGGTGGACATCCTCAAGGTGCAGGAGATCATCCGCATCATGGAGATCACCAAGGTGCCCCGGGCGCCCGAATTCGTCGAGGGAGTGATCAATCTGCGCGGCAAGGTGATCCCGATCATCGACCTGCGCAAACGCTTCGGAATGGCTTCGCGCGGGCACGACAGCCAGACCCGCATCATCGTCATCGAGATCAATCAGATGATCGTGGGCTTCGTGGTGGACTCGGTCTCCGAGGTGCTGCGCATACCCGCCAGCACGGTGGAGCCGCCGCCGTCCATCATGTCCGGCATCGAGTCGGAGTACATCAGCGGCGTGGGCAAGCTGGAGGACCGGCTGCTCATCCTCATCGACCTGGACAAGCTGCTCTCCTCCGAGGAGCAGGGCGTGCTGGGCACCGTCTAGCGGTCCCGGTTTCCAACGGCATCAAAAAGGCCGGGGAGCGAACAGCTCCCCGGCCTTTTTGCGTTTGGAAAATGGGCCCGCTCCAAACGCGAAGCGGGATGGGAGTGCAGAGGGTCGAAGACCCTTTGCCCGCCGGAGGCATCTTCAAGACCCGGCGGGCGCGGGCGCTCAGCGCCCCGGGCTACTTCTTCTTGAGCCCGGCGAAGGCCTGGGCGATCTCCTGCGAGAGCCGGTTGACGAGCCTGCTCTGCGCGGCGGCCAGGGCGTCGTAGCCCGGCCCGGCGACGGATTCCTGCAGGGTGGAGGACTTCCAGACCAGCAGCTCGCCGCGGGAATCCA is drawn from Fundidesulfovibrio soli and contains these coding sequences:
- a CDS encoding SiaB family protein kinase, producing the protein MDLFAIREELSKSGVMICFTGPFSHSIIDEIGQAVRNHLSAENIAKAAVMDVFAAYIELAQNVKNYCATRTLPTGDPGSSIITIAKLDGRYQVSSGNVVLREDIAPLLANIDSINALDPAGLKARYKEQMRRDRQPGAMGAGLGLLDIARRSPEKLSYSVRDLDGNYAFFSLAATV
- a CDS encoding DUF2092 domain-containing protein, which produces MSFSVRIRMGIAVLALAALLPGMAAAADKSQPREAQSRLDPQALDILEKSCKALTALKEFSFQANVALDKVYEDGSKVQFSRVMHLNVRRPDAFRVVTAGDDLKAASFFDGKTFTVLQPDKKIWSQIPAEMTIDAVLDRLADMYGLESPLGDLIVSQPCARLKMTAAVYVGKAVVGHTVCDHLFFQGPGADWQLWVPEKGPALPAKMLITYTSLPRDPQFQAVFSAWKEGPIAAKTFAFTAPEGTTRDDSLFTPLEAKPAGKAKRKAAAKTAN
- a CDS encoding DUF1987 domain-containing protein, with the protein product MQPLDIAMTSTSPEIAYDAQTHTLRISGESYPENSFEFYDPVMRWLREAVAAQDSLRLDIHVSYMNSSSTKCMLDLLDILEEASAKGFAASVLWRYDGENPRALDLAEEFQEEVTFEFNLVPQE
- a CDS encoding radical SAM protein; translation: MHYEGNVIRPPSEADSILLQATVGCTHNKCAFCGAYPDERFRIKDEAQVFEDIDFAARHMTRQRRLFLLSGDALTMPQARLERILERVRQRLPWVARVSSYANARGLKLKTPGDLERLRELGLAAVYMGLESGDDEVLARMNKKATLDEMLLQARKVREAGLKLCVTVLAGLGGVEGWRRHAQLTGRALTLMEPDQAASLSVIPVPGTPLWEDVRAGRFALPDGPGMVRELRELLAHTDMRRGLFLADHASNHVPLKLRMPRDRQHGLDLLDAALDGSLPLKPERARRL
- a CDS encoding chemotaxis protein CheW yields the protein MAEEHQRNDGTLLQLVTFNISQEEFGVDILKVQEIIRIMEITKVPRAPEFVEGVINLRGKVIPIIDLRKRFGMASRGHDSQTRIIVIEINQMIVGFVVDSVSEVLRIPASTVEPPPSIMSGIESEYISGVGKLEDRLLILIDLDKLLSSEEQGVLGTV
- a CDS encoding SpoIIE family protein phosphatase, which codes for MTHTQRRFSLKAKFNLAVALVYLLAAAGSLVGFAFVTHSILGEFAQRIAMKQAMLERNKVMTIIDREEALARTLAGDPLVRRWAADETDPALRQAALEQLENYRSQFRDRSVFLALKSSSRYYIAERDQKGEVQSRILRRDHPADAWFFETLSKVDSFALNLDHNPSFNVTKVWFNVVVRGAGGEKIGVGGGGIDLGDFLREAVGTRDEAVSVAIVDRAGVLQAWGDPQVVKRNAMERDESKKTTLYSMLRNSEDKQRMSQALLALDASPQGVESFRVQLEGGETLAAITALPGIGWYTVALVDVSGVVSSRVFLPVLALLVLSLLAVIVTVGWLLGRIVITPLARLTGASQEVALGRYDITLPVDRNDEIGQLTRSFNSMTAKVLDYTQNLEHMVQGRTAELSEANDHLRESRRRIMESLRYARTIQQSILPRPAQMDRAFASHMSLYLPRDIVGGDLIYLRPFEDCTVAALMDCTGHGVPGAFMTMTAHSVLNHVLDTLDSRDPARILSRFDRVLRETLGLHETGEGSLDCGLDMALFVVHRDGGDAGGGRVRFAGAGLSLYRLRGGELTETKGDRRRLGYRGEFKDFAYATHEFADCAGDVFYAVTDGFLDEGGGDKGYCFGLERFREMILAQANTPLKGQAEAFEHTLARYRGTRKQRDDIAMLGFSI
- a CDS encoding diguanylate cyclase domain-containing protein, which encodes MSPKRATPPQDDPLLDRCGEFLLDPPGPDALLSEYAILADGYRTLSRRLYKTLLISDGYQQQVKELAVKLERAMTKINQLREVALPLCVYCRRVRPQSEEYWQKLETFLSRNADIMFSQGICPDCLKATYARMGATEATQQQPAKAPQEPKKRNRPSIVTDDQYVREAKELAARVEAKAPEFEEDLERLVLRYSKLARRFAKTVTISDSYQSQLRDLNMRLELLARTDLLTGLANRWEMTHRLEAEHNRMQRHSSELTLILGDVDHFKQVNDTYGHQCGDAVLRNVATLMQTHLRAEDLCARWGGEEFMILLPETGVEAASNVAKKLGELVRDTPTRWNGSSITVTMSFGIASVHPGSDLDKAISTADDALYEAKAQGRDRAVTASTLPQP
- a CDS encoding methyl-accepting chemotaxis protein; this encodes MKLSTKLVLSFSAMLALVAVTSVSGIVAMRAINANVREISVNWLPSVKVVGAMLRDVQDVRRFEYVEFVSATDAERQTARKRIGDILKSFETNNAAYEKLISSPDEKKIHDDFKKLWADYLALNKKQQDLVKQGQTEEARKVLVEDAAKVYRPAIDQMQKLIDLNDKGAEKEAAAGQANYDRGLMVAVALLAAAAGATLLLAFVIIRSVTRQLGEDPGYLYEVASKIAAGDLELRFKESKVQGGVYEVLRGMVATLKQKIGEAEEKSAQAAREAEAARVATAEAQEAKAQAERAKVEGMLQAAVKLEGVVEIVSSASEELSAQVEQSSHGAQDQAQRIGETATAMEEMNATVMEVARNASRAAETTEKAKDRAESGSKVVSRVVDGIGQVQTQALGMKEDMSLLGKQAEGIGQVMNVISDIADQTNLLALNAAIEAARAGDAGRGFAVVADEVRKLAEKTMTATKEVGEAIHGIQQGTQKNIGNVETAVKTINEATSLAGESGEALAEIVKLVEAATDQVRSIATASEQQSAASEEINRSIEDVSRISSETSDAMRQSAMAVSELANQAGVLRGLIEDMKSESGGAGGALPAGKPKALAGRTY